A region from the Aliarcobacter thereius LMG 24486 genome encodes:
- a CDS encoding di-heme oxidoredictase family protein has protein sequence MIKKIIFFKALTIIFCTGLFSFDNIENRYISSSKDSKLLLKQRDKLEDEEIDKFILGRSFFNIPWVKAPSSTRARDGLGPLFNANSCISCHPNNSRAMIISDEGKALRGLLARLSINSDEDKYKEIIYKKGFIPDLVYGEQLAINGVYGVPFEGNIKIDFEDIEIVFPDKTKTVLRKPKYSLENLNYGNLSKNTLVSYRVAQSLNGMALIDLIEDEEILKNQDLEDKNKDGIRGKANFVYSPISKKYELGRYTHKASVAKLKEQVAFAASNDIGLTSSIESDKKCTEFQKECLEAPKGLDEIDLPDFRLDAITFYLKNIKTYSLNKNSEIYKNGYKIFDILSCNKCHISSFKTKLGFEVKPFSDFLLHDMGEDLADGRVEFLANKNEWRTAPLWGTALNIKINKRANFLHDGRARNVEEAILWHGGEAKNSKEAYMNLDKKDREKLIKFLEEL, from the coding sequence ATGATTAAAAAGATTATATTTTTTAAAGCCCTTACAATAATATTTTGTACAGGGCTTTTTTCTTTTGATAATATAGAAAATAGATATATATCTTCTTCAAAAGATTCTAAATTATTATTAAAACAAAGAGATAAATTAGAGGATGAAGAGATAGATAAATTTATATTAGGACGAAGTTTTTTTAATATTCCTTGGGTAAAAGCACCAAGTAGTACAAGAGCAAGAGATGGTTTAGGACCACTTTTTAATGCAAATTCATGTATTTCTTGTCATCCAAATAATAGTAGAGCTATGATTATTAGTGATGAAGGAAAAGCTTTAAGAGGATTATTAGCAAGACTTTCAATAAATAGTGATGAAGATAAATATAAAGAAATAATTTACAAAAAAGGTTTTATTCCAGATTTAGTTTATGGAGAACAACTTGCTATAAATGGAGTTTATGGTGTACCTTTTGAAGGAAATATAAAAATAGATTTTGAAGATATTGAAATTGTTTTTCCTGATAAAACAAAAACTGTTTTAAGAAAACCAAAGTATAGTTTAGAAAATCTAAATTATGGAAATTTATCAAAAAATACGCTTGTTTCATATAGAGTTGCTCAATCTCTAAATGGAATGGCATTAATAGATTTAATTGAAGATGAAGAGATATTAAAAAATCAAGATTTAGAAGATAAAAACAAAGATGGAATAAGAGGAAAAGCAAATTTTGTATATTCTCCTATTTCAAAAAAGTATGAATTAGGGAGATATACTCATAAAGCTAGTGTTGCAAAACTAAAAGAACAAGTTGCTTTTGCAGCTTCAAATGATATAGGACTTACATCTAGCATTGAATCTGATAAAAAGTGCACAGAGTTTCAAAAAGAGTGTTTAGAAGCTCCAAAAGGATTAGATGAAATAGATTTACCTGATTTTAGATTAGATGCTATTACTTTTTATTTAAAGAATATAAAAACATATAGTTTAAATAAAAATAGTGAGATTTATAAAAATGGCTATAAGATATTTGATATATTATCTTGTAATAAGTGTCATATAAGTAGTTTTAAAACAAAATTAGGTTTTGAAGTTAAACCATTTTCAGATTTTTTACTTCATGATATGGGGGAAGATTTAGCAGATGGAAGAGTAGAGTTTCTTGCAAATAAAAATGAGTGGAGAACAGCTCCACTTTGGGGAACAGCATTAAATATTAAAATTAATAAAAGAGCAAATTTCTTACACGATGGAAGAGCAAGAAATGTTGAAGAAGCTATTTTATGGCATGGAGGAGAGGCAAAAAATAGTAAAGAAGCTTATATGAATTTAGATAAAAAAGATAGAGAAAAATTAATTAAATTTTTAGAGGAGTTATAA
- a CDS encoding imelysin family protein: MKFGKKLSLLLIIMLSITFSSCANKSTKSKQEKIVENYAKIAQENYKDALEDAKKLQIAINNFVENPTQESYDNAKLAWLESRESYGTTEAFRLSNGPIDSEEEWIEEAYGALEGQINAWPLDENMIDYIIDADGKRTSGNIIDTVGKFNPGGEDSEEVDVTEITKEALTALNENGGEANVSTGYHAIEFLLWGQDQDYENFLEDKISKGAMNAGQRPLSDFTSDKDSKRRLQYLKVVTEKLVEDLETVYSAWEEKIDGNRGLYKAVLLNESKETEKNIDTQTALKQIISGMGIFIKSELANERIAVAVLTPSEEDEHSCFSDNTHRDLVKNYEGFKNILTSTYKGKKYGDSLFDTLEEEDKQRIIKLMSSIEEKIEQVDRVAKTEAHFDHQIRPEHYMSKVLVKLKNELRKLGNEMVTVAKANNISLTDEDVTDPEETKL; encoded by the coding sequence ATGAAATTTGGAAAAAAACTTTCACTTTTATTGATAATTATGTTATCAATAACTTTTAGTAGTTGTGCAAATAAATCAACTAAAAGTAAGCAAGAAAAGATTGTAGAAAACTATGCAAAGATTGCTCAAGAAAACTACAAAGATGCTTTAGAAGATGCTAAAAAACTTCAAATTGCTATAAATAATTTTGTAGAGAATCCTACACAAGAATCTTATGATAATGCTAAATTAGCTTGGCTTGAATCAAGAGAATCATATGGAACAACAGAAGCATTTAGACTTTCAAATGGACCAATTGATAGTGAAGAAGAGTGGATCGAAGAAGCTTATGGAGCTTTAGAAGGACAAATAAATGCTTGGCCTTTAGATGAAAATATGATTGATTATATAATTGATGCAGATGGTAAAAGAACATCAGGAAATATAATCGATACTGTTGGAAAATTTAATCCAGGTGGAGAGGATTCAGAAGAAGTAGATGTTACTGAAATTACTAAAGAAGCTTTAACAGCCTTAAATGAAAATGGTGGAGAAGCAAATGTAAGTACAGGTTATCATGCAATCGAGTTTTTACTTTGGGGACAAGATCAAGATTATGAAAACTTCTTAGAAGATAAAATATCAAAAGGTGCTATGAATGCTGGACAAAGACCACTAAGTGATTTTACAAGTGATAAAGATTCTAAAAGAAGATTACAATATCTAAAAGTTGTTACAGAAAAACTTGTAGAAGATTTAGAGACGGTTTATAGTGCTTGGGAAGAAAAAATAGATGGAAATAGAGGACTTTATAAAGCTGTATTATTAAATGAATCAAAAGAAACAGAAAAAAATATTGATACTCAAACTGCATTAAAACAGATAATCTCAGGTATGGGTATCTTTATAAAATCTGAACTTGCAAATGAAAGAATTGCGGTTGCTGTTTTAACTCCAAGTGAAGAGGATGAACACTCTTGTTTCTCTGATAATACTCATAGAGATTTAGTAAAAAACTATGAAGGTTTTAAAAATATATTAACTTCTACTTATAAAGGTAAAAAATATGGAGATTCTTTATTTGATACACTAGAAGAAGAAGATAAACAAAGAATTATAAAACTTATGAGTTCTATTGAAGAAAAAATTGAGCAAGTTGATAGAGTTGCTAAAACGGAAGCACATTTTGATCATCAAATTAGACCAGAACATTATATGTCAAAAGTTTTAGTAAAATTAAAAAATGAGTTAAGAAAACTTGGAAATGAAATGGTAACTGTTGCAAAAGCAAATAATATATCTTTAACAGATGAAGATGTAACAGATCCTGAAGAGACAAAACTATAA
- a CDS encoding F0F1 ATP synthase subunit C: protein MKKIVLLMLAIAGIAFAADEAVANETLKAYSVVAAGIGLGLAALGGAIGMGNTAAATIAGTARNPGLGGKLMTTMFIALAMIEAQVIYALVIAMIALYANPFL from the coding sequence ATGAAAAAAATCGTTCTTTTAATGCTAGCTATCGCTGGTATCGCATTTGCTGCTGATGAAGCAGTTGCTAATGAAACTTTAAAAGCATACTCTGTAGTTGCTGCTGGTATTGGATTAGGTTTAGCTGCTCTTGGTGGAGCAATTGGTATGGGTAATACTGCTGCTGCAACAATTGCAGGAACTGCAAGAAACCCAGGTCTAGGTGGTAAACTTATGACTACAATGTTTATTGCATTAGCTATGATTGAAGCACAAGTTATTTATGCTCTAGTTATTGCAATGATTGCATTATATGCAAATCCATTCCTATAA
- a CDS encoding ComEA family DNA-binding protein, producing MRKIVVLIMLFGALFLGAIDLQTASKSELMSIKGIGDKKADSIIEYRKSNTISKPDDLRNIKGFGDSIINNIKNYMENNNKNLDSIKIK from the coding sequence ATGAGAAAAATTGTTGTACTTATTATGTTGTTTGGTGCTTTGTTTTTAGGAGCTATTGATCTACAAACTGCTTCTAAATCAGAACTAATGTCTATTAAAGGTATTGGTGATAAAAAAGCTGATTCTATTATTGAATATAGAAAATCTAATACTATCTCTAAACCTGATGATCTTAGAAATATTAAAGGCTTCGGTGACTCTATTATTAACAATATTAAAAATTATATGGAAAATAATAATAAAAACCTAGACTCTATAAAAATAAAATAA
- the hemE gene encoding uroporphyrinogen decarboxylase, with protein MSKIFVDACFRKPTPYTPVWMMRQAGRYLKEYMEVRRKAGNFLNLCHNPEMAAEVTIQPLDIVGVDAAILFSDILVIPNEMGMHLEFVQGEGPIFRDPIKNESDLDKLIGGEEAANKLTYVYETIKLLKTQLPEDKALIGFTGAPWTLATYMIEGQGTKTYNLCKKIMYSNPELLHKILRKLTDIIKLYLEKQILAGADVVQIFDSWAAAIEPGRYDEFSWKYMVEISEYIKTKYPHIPVIMFPKGIPSFIERGMVYGNFDVFGVDWGTPMALAKEKLGDKYVLQGNMEPCRLYSKEETTKCVEAIQNVMQGEGHIFNLGHGILPDVPVENAIHFINECKRVSKK; from the coding sequence ATGTCAAAAATTTTTGTAGATGCTTGTTTTAGGAAACCAACTCCCTATACACCTGTTTGGATGATGAGACAAGCAGGAAGATATTTAAAAGAGTATATGGAAGTTAGAAGAAAAGCTGGTAATTTTTTGAATCTTTGTCATAATCCAGAGATGGCAGCAGAAGTAACTATTCAACCACTTGATATTGTAGGAGTTGATGCAGCAATTTTGTTTAGTGATATTTTAGTTATTCCAAATGAAATGGGTATGCATTTAGAATTTGTTCAAGGAGAAGGACCAATATTTAGAGATCCAATTAAAAATGAGTCAGATTTAGATAAATTAATTGGTGGTGAAGAAGCTGCTAATAAATTAACTTATGTTTATGAAACAATTAAACTTCTTAAAACTCAATTACCAGAAGATAAAGCCTTAATTGGATTTACAGGAGCTCCATGGACATTGGCAACATATATGATAGAAGGACAAGGTACAAAAACATATAATTTATGTAAAAAAATAATGTACTCAAATCCAGAATTATTACATAAAATTTTAAGAAAACTTACAGATATTATTAAGTTATATTTAGAAAAACAAATTCTCGCAGGTGCTGATGTTGTTCAGATTTTTGATTCATGGGCTGCAGCTATCGAACCAGGAAGATATGATGAGTTTTCATGGAAATATATGGTTGAAATCTCAGAGTATATAAAAACAAAATATCCACATATCCCAGTAATTATGTTTCCAAAAGGAATACCTTCATTTATAGAAAGAGGTATGGTATATGGAAATTTTGATGTATTTGGTGTAGATTGGGGAACTCCAATGGCATTAGCAAAAGAAAAGCTAGGAGATAAATATGTTTTACAAGGTAATATGGAACCTTGTAGGCTATATTCAAAAGAAGAGACAACAAAATGTGTTGAAGCAATACAAAATGTTATGCAAGGAGAGGGGCATATTTTTAATCTAGGGCATGGTATTTTACCAGATGTGCCAGTAGAAAATGCAATTCACTTTATAAATGAATGTAAAAGAGTTAGTAAAAAGTAG
- a CDS encoding YqhA family protein — protein MISKFLENSLWKSRFIVILAVIFSFMGSVILFLVASIDVINVAKMVITSLVSGIHPEHFHEDIVSGVIEAIDLYLIAIVLLIFSFGVYELFISKIDAACSPDDCNSVLNISSLDQLKDKIAKVIIMVLVVNYFQRVLHTSYETPLELLYFALAIVALAIGLYFTGKVGKK, from the coding sequence ATGATAAGTAAATTTCTAGAAAATAGTTTATGGAAAAGTAGATTTATAGTTATATTAGCTGTAATCTTTAGTTTTATGGGTTCAGTAATACTTTTTCTTGTTGCAAGTATAGATGTTATAAATGTAGCAAAAATGGTTATAACAAGTCTAGTAAGTGGAATTCACCCCGAACATTTTCATGAAGATATAGTTTCAGGAGTTATTGAAGCTATTGATTTATATCTTATTGCAATTGTACTTTTGATTTTTTCTTTTGGAGTTTATGAGTTATTCATATCAAAAATAGATGCTGCTTGTTCTCCAGATGATTGTAATTCAGTTCTAAATATAAGTTCACTTGATCAATTAAAAGATAAAATTGCAAAAGTAATAATAATGGTTTTAGTAGTAAATTATTTCCAAAGAGTTCTACATACTAGCTATGAAACTCCATTGGAATTACTCTATTTTGCTTTAGCAATTGTTGCTTTAGCTATAGGACTTTACTTTACAGGTAAAGTTGGAAAAAAATAA
- a CDS encoding aspartate-semialdehyde dehydrogenase, which yields MRKFNVAVVGATGAVGEELFRVMEVFNFPINKLVPLASARSAGSKIEYKNKEVTVLELTSTVFEEQEVEIAFFCAGGSISEEYAKFAVEAGAVVIDNTSHFRMNPKVPLVVPEVNPEDIRLWRESGIIANPNCSTIQMVQSLKPLDELYGIKRVDVSTYQAVSGAGKAGMEELVQQMQDFFAFKLDESEIKAFAHQIALNVIPQIDVAMDNGFTKEEMKMVNETQKIMHKNFELSATCVRVPVLRSHSESLTVTFNDEVTVDVDEVRNALANFENIKLIDDLENKKYPMPIISTDTDYTYVGRIRKDIYASNIVHFFNVADQVRVGAATNAVRIGLKWIELESEI from the coding sequence ATGAGAAAATTTAATGTCGCAGTTGTTGGTGCTACAGGAGCTGTAGGAGAAGAACTTTTTAGAGTTATGGAAGTTTTTAATTTTCCAATAAATAAACTTGTACCATTAGCAAGTGCTAGAAGTGCTGGAAGTAAAATAGAATATAAAAATAAAGAAGTTACTGTATTAGAATTAACATCAACAGTTTTTGAAGAACAAGAAGTAGAAATAGCATTTTTTTGTGCAGGTGGAAGTATTTCTGAAGAGTATGCAAAATTTGCAGTAGAAGCAGGAGCAGTTGTTATTGATAATACAAGTCATTTTAGAATGAATCCAAAAGTTCCATTGGTTGTTCCTGAAGTAAATCCAGAAGATATTAGACTTTGGAGAGAGAGTGGAATTATTGCAAATCCAAATTGCTCTACAATTCAAATGGTTCAGAGTTTAAAACCACTAGATGAACTTTATGGGATAAAAAGAGTAGATGTTTCTACTTATCAAGCAGTTTCAGGTGCAGGAAAAGCTGGAATGGAAGAGTTGGTTCAACAAATGCAAGATTTTTTTGCTTTTAAACTTGATGAAAGTGAAATAAAAGCATTTGCACATCAAATCGCACTTAATGTAATTCCTCAAATAGATGTTGCTATGGATAATGGATTTACAAAAGAAGAGATGAAAATGGTTAATGAAACTCAAAAAATTATGCACAAAAATTTTGAACTTTCAGCAACATGTGTAAGAGTTCCAGTTCTAAGATCTCATAGTGAATCACTGACAGTTACATTTAATGATGAAGTTACTGTTGATGTTGATGAAGTTAGAAATGCTTTAGCAAATTTTGAAAATATTAAGCTTATTGATGATTTAGAAAATAAAAAATACCCAATGCCTATAATTTCTACTGATACGGATTACACTTATGTAGGAAGAATTAGAAAAGATATATATGCATCAAATATTGTTCATTTCTTCAATGTTGCAGATCAAGTAAGAGTGGGAGCTGCTACAAATGCAGTTAGAATTGGATTAAAATGGATAGAGCTAGAAAGCGAAATTTAA